One Chitinivorax sp. B genomic region harbors:
- a CDS encoding ABC transporter ATP-binding protein: MTTQIHIDNVQKVFQTADKPVVALKDINLTIPHGQFVCLLGPSGCGKSTLLNAVAGFSLPSNGQIIVDGKTVREPGPDRGMVFQEYALFPWMTVSQNIGFGLEIKGRSKADIKERVESLLAKLHLSDFRDRYPKDLSGGMRQRVAIARVLALDSPIMLMDEPFGALDALTRRTLQDELLKIWAEFGKTILFVTHSIEESIYLADRIVVMTYRPGTIKRDVLVDLPRPRDPSSAAFNDLKKELAWLVMEEQQRHQADEMKALTTD; encoded by the coding sequence ATGACAACCCAAATTCATATCGACAACGTCCAGAAGGTTTTTCAGACCGCCGACAAACCTGTGGTGGCACTGAAAGATATCAATCTGACTATTCCACACGGCCAGTTCGTTTGCCTGCTCGGCCCATCTGGTTGCGGCAAATCCACCCTGCTGAATGCAGTTGCCGGCTTCAGCCTGCCCAGCAATGGGCAGATTATCGTGGATGGCAAGACTGTTCGTGAGCCGGGACCCGATCGAGGCATGGTTTTTCAGGAATATGCGCTTTTCCCTTGGATGACAGTTTCGCAAAACATCGGGTTCGGGCTGGAGATCAAGGGCCGCAGCAAGGCTGATATCAAGGAGCGAGTCGAATCGTTGCTGGCCAAGCTGCACCTGAGCGACTTCCGTGACCGGTACCCGAAAGACCTGTCTGGCGGCATGCGTCAACGTGTTGCCATTGCGCGTGTGCTGGCACTGGATTCGCCCATCATGCTGATGGACGAACCCTTTGGGGCGCTGGATGCCCTGACCCGCCGTACCTTGCAAGATGAATTGCTGAAGATCTGGGCTGAGTTTGGCAAAACCATTTTGTTCGTGACCCATTCGATTGAGGAATCCATCTATCTGGCCGACCGGATCGTGGTGATGACCTATCGTCCTGGTACCATCAAGCGCGATGTACTGGTCGACCTGCCACGCCCACGTGACCCCAGCAGCGCAGCCTTCAACGACCTGAAGAAGGAACTAGCCTGGCTGGTCATGGAAGAGCAACAGCGCCATCAGGCCGACGAAATGAAGGCCCTGACCACTGACTGA
- a CDS encoding ABC transporter permease: MPSSSIRTWAAGAIVPAAILILWQSAASLGWVNPQILPSPTAVLIKWWAYLLPTEAYTPEAGSYAKWLFSGELIHDAIGSLYRVLLGFAIGGGLALPLGLSMGASQRVYGLMNPLIQVLRPIPPIAYIPLSILWFGLGNPPAVFLIAIGAFFPVLMNTIAGVRHVDSIYIRAAKNLGVGNRDMFVRVMLPAATPYILSGARIGMGTAFIVVIVSEMIAVNNGLGFRILEAREYFWSDKIIAGMLTIGLLGLLIDTAMNKLNNHLLRWHRGLEN, encoded by the coding sequence ATGCCATCCTCTTCCATCCGAACCTGGGCTGCGGGCGCCATTGTGCCAGCTGCCATATTGATTCTATGGCAATCTGCGGCCAGTCTGGGCTGGGTCAATCCGCAAATTCTACCCTCACCAACCGCCGTATTGATCAAGTGGTGGGCTTATCTGCTACCAACCGAGGCCTATACCCCCGAGGCAGGCAGTTACGCCAAATGGTTGTTTTCCGGCGAATTGATCCACGACGCCATCGGCAGCCTGTACCGCGTCTTGCTTGGTTTTGCCATCGGAGGTGGACTGGCCTTACCGTTGGGCCTGTCGATGGGCGCCAGTCAGCGGGTATATGGGTTGATGAACCCGTTGATCCAGGTATTACGGCCGATCCCTCCCATTGCTTACATTCCGCTGTCGATTCTCTGGTTTGGCCTGGGCAACCCCCCAGCGGTATTCCTGATTGCCATCGGCGCCTTCTTCCCTGTGTTGATGAACACCATTGCCGGGGTTCGCCATGTGGACTCCATTTACATCCGTGCTGCCAAGAATCTGGGGGTAGGCAATCGCGATATGTTTGTCCGGGTGATGTTGCCTGCAGCGACACCGTACATCTTGTCAGGCGCCCGCATTGGCATGGGAACCGCTTTCATTGTGGTCATCGTGTCGGAAATGATCGCTGTCAACAATGGCCTGGGTTTTCGTATTCTGGAAGCACGTGAATATTTCTGGTCCGACAAAATCATCGCCGGCATGCTGACTATCGGCCTGCTGGGCCTGTTGATCGACACTGCCATGAACAAGCTGAACAACCACCTGCTTCGCTGGCATCGTGGGCTGGAAAACTAA